One part of the Malus sylvestris chromosome 2, drMalSylv7.2, whole genome shotgun sequence genome encodes these proteins:
- the LOC126605754 gene encoding translation machinery-associated protein 22-like: MAGKPQPVRVLYCAVCSLPAEYCEFGPDFEKCKPWLIQNAPDLYPDLVKEANAKETDKVANQLQSTGISSGGGDGAASSAPKEEVKRLPGGKIKKKEKQEVTIEKVTRNKRKSITTVKGLELFGVKLSDASKKLGKKFATGASVVKGPTEKDQIDVQGDIAYDIVEFITDTWPDVPEAAIFFIEDGRKVPAA, encoded by the exons ATGGCGGGGAAGCCCCAACCGGTTCGCGTACTGTACTGTGCGGTGTGCAGTTTGCCTGCTGAATACTGTGAATTCGGACCCGATTTCGAGAAATGCAAGCCATGGTTGATCCAAAACGCCCCGGACCTTTACCCGGATCTCGTTAAAG AGGCTAATGCTAAGGAAACTGATAAAGTAGCCAACCAGTTGCAGTCCACTGGTATTTCTTCTGGAGGTGGTGATGGAGCTGCTTCTTCAG CACCTAAAGAAGAAGTCAAGCGTCTCCCAGGCGGGAAGATTAAGAAAAAG GAGAAGCAAGAAGTTACGATTGAAAAAGTCACGCGTAATAAGCGAAAATCTATCACCACTGTGAAGGGGCTGgagctttttg GTGTCAAACTTAGTGATGCTTCAAAGAAATTGGGGAAAAAGTTTGCTACCGGAGCCTCTGTTGTTAAG GGGCCAACTGAGAAGGACCAAATTGATGTTCAAGGAGATATCGCTTATGACATTGTGGAGTTCATTACGGATACTTGGCCTGAC GTCCCAGAAGCTGCAATTTTCTTTATTGAAGATGGCAGAAAGGTCCCAGCTGCTTAA